The following proteins come from a genomic window of Lycium ferocissimum isolate CSIRO_LF1 chromosome 4, AGI_CSIRO_Lferr_CH_V1, whole genome shotgun sequence:
- the LOC132053487 gene encoding NDR1/HIN1-like protein 1 yields MNGHDPKKNPSHKNPVKTLCTFLLILLILAGLVVLIGWLIYRPHEPNFSLVGAAIYELNVTSPPYMSSIMQFTVLARNPNRRVRLDYDQFSALVYYKDQAITPPAMLPPLLQETKSTAVLSPVIRSALVPVSVEAANGLLIDEVYGVVALRLVFLGKMRYKAAFVRTKHYGLYVNCDMLVGYKKGFVGQVPLLGTPDCQVDL; encoded by the exons ATGAATGGTCATGATCCAAAGAAGAATCCATCACATAAAAATCCAGTCAAAACTTTGTGCACTTTCTTGCTAATTTTACTCATATTGGCTGGCCTTGTTGTGCTCATTGGATGGCTAATTTATAGACCCCATGAGCCCAATTTCAGTCTAGTAGGTGCTGCCATATATGAATTAAATGTAACATCTCCTCCTTATATGTCAAGCATCATGCAATTCACAGTGTTAGCAAGAAATCCAAATAGGAGAGTTCGTTTGGATTATGACCAATTTTCAGCTCTTGTTTACTACAAGGATCAAGCAATTACACCTCCAGCTATGCTGCCACCTTTACTTCAG GAAACAAAAAGCACGGCGGTATTATCGCCAGTGATAAGAAGTGCATTGGTACCCGTGTCGGTGGAAGCAGCAAATGGATTACTGATAGATGAAGTTTATGGAGTTGTGGCTTTGAGACTTGTGTTTCTGGGGAAAATGAGATATAAAGCTGCATTTGTAAGGACTAAACACTATGGACTTTATGTCAACTGTGATATGTTGGTGGGCTACAAGAAGGGGTTTGTGGGTCAAGTTCCTTTGCTTGGTACTCCAGATTGTCAAGTTGATTTGTGA
- the LOC132053488 gene encoding two-component response regulator-like APRR3 isoform X2 yields the protein MLKERPHNIDLVLTEVDLPSISGYALLTLIVEHDKCKNIPVIMMSSKDSISTVLKCMVKGASDFLIKPIRKNELRNLWQHVWRRKTQNAKSRPQNKVAEDQKIVEVSENDTASNYSRHREASNMCNDERHEECVEMVERSFMPKNKALANMTSSGMGTSSGTAPDSSVAIGSEEGTLCAEPRVMANEVQQGCYSENACTVNEVDYQLNEAVDLIGNIENYLVNNSDGHSHDSGEKSNLASRLDLSLTTFNPSCSNDEASWEEQNMISHTKASAFSKYENAKTLQPLFSELTGCSAPLTEGSSPSTWECDTTLTENQENETALVMRQPGNCKAAISVSNTQSDSQQVQSQTSSLTYSTSEVQHLEHDKQPFDDNVEEADNRNLVTVEKAICSSATCGSSDLGSGVTNKHSSSHCGSVSDEATESSFAVASPERAPASETLNYNDVLCHDRTKSESHSTSKREAALMKFRLKRKDRCFDKKVRYESRKRLAEQRPRVKGQFVRQPQNGTQPLKDDMQIVHQ from the exons ATGCTAAAGGAAAGGCCTCATAACATAGACCTTGTATTGACTGAGGTTGACCTGCCGTCAATATCCGGATATGCACTGCTTACTTTAATTGTGGAGCATGACAAGTGCAAAAACATACCTGTTATAA TGATGTCCTCCAAAGATTCCATTAGCACAGTCTTGAAATGCATGGTTAAAGGAGCTTCCGACTTTCTTATTAAGCCTATAAGGAAAAATGAGCTGAGGAACCTGTGGCAGCATgtttggagaagaaaaacc CAAAATGCTAAGAGCCGTCCTCAGAATAAAGTTGCTGAAGATCAGAAAATTGTAGAAGTGTCTGAGAATGACACAGCAAGTAATTATTCTAGACATAGAGAAGCTTCAAATATGTGCAATGATGAAAGGCATGAAgaatgtgttgaaatggttgAAAGATCATTTATGCCAAAAAATAAAGCACTAG CAAACATGACCAGCTCTggaatgggaacttcttccggCACTGCGCCTGACAGCTCAGTTGCTATTGGTTCAGAAGAAGGCACTCTTTGTGCTGAACCAAGAGTTATGGCCAATGAAGTGCAGCAGGGATGTTATAGTGAAAATGCGTGTACTGTTAATGAAGTTGATTACCAGTTGAATGAAGCCGTTGACTTGATCGGGAATATTGAAAATTACTTGGTTAATAATAGTGACGGACATTCTCATGACAGTGGAGAGAAATCAAATCTCGCTTCCAGGTTGGATCTTTCTTTGACAACCTTTAATCCTAGTTGCTCAAACGATGAAGCGTCCTGGGAGGAGCAGAACATGATAAGCCATACAAAAGCATCTGCCTTCTCTAA ATATGAAAATGCGAAGACATTACAGCCTCTTTTCTCTGAATTGACTGGCtgttcagccccattgacggaAGGCTCTAGTCCCTCTACTTGGGAGTGTGATACTACATTGACCGAGAATCAGGAAAATGAAACAGCTCTGGTTATGCGCCAACCAGGAAACTGTAAAGCTGCAATATCAGTGTCCAATACACAATCAGATTCTCAACAAGTACAGAGCCAAACAAGTTCTTTGACTTATTCAACTTCCGAAGTACAACATTTGGAGCATGACAAGCAACCATTTGATGATAATGTGGAAGAAGCAGATAACAGAAATTTAGTAACAGTTGAAAAGGCTATATGCAGTTCTGCTACTTGTGGATCTAGTGATTTGGGAAGTGGTGTGACAAATAAGCATAGTAGCTCTCATTGCGGAAGTGTTTCTGATGAAGCTACAGAAAGTTCCTTCGCAGTTGCAAGTCCCGAGAGAGCTCCTGCTTCCGAGACTCTGAATTACAATGACGTCCTTTGTCATGATAGGACGAAATCAGAGAGTCATAGCACCAGTAAAAGGGAAGCTGCACTCATGAAGTTCCGGTTAAAACGGAAAGATAGGTGCTTTGACAAAAAG GTTCGATACGAAAGCAGGAAAAGACTTGCAGAGCAGCGACCCCGAGTAAAAGGGCAATTTGTTCGTCAGCCGCAAAATGGAACTCAGCCTTTGAAGGACGACATGCAAATAGTCCATCAATGA
- the LOC132053488 gene encoding two-component response regulator-like APRR5 isoform X1 gives MMSEGGGDLPKMVLRVLLVEADDCTRQIIAALLRKCSYRVAAVADGLKAWEMLKERPHNIDLVLTEVDLPSISGYALLTLIVEHDKCKNIPVIMMSSKDSISTVLKCMVKGASDFLIKPIRKNELRNLWQHVWRRKTQNAKSRPQNKVAEDQKIVEVSENDTASNYSRHREASNMCNDERHEECVEMVERSFMPKNKALANMTSSGMGTSSGTAPDSSVAIGSEEGTLCAEPRVMANEVQQGCYSENACTVNEVDYQLNEAVDLIGNIENYLVNNSDGHSHDSGEKSNLASRLDLSLTTFNPSCSNDEASWEEQNMISHTKASAFSKYENAKTLQPLFSELTGCSAPLTEGSSPSTWECDTTLTENQENETALVMRQPGNCKAAISVSNTQSDSQQVQSQTSSLTYSTSEVQHLEHDKQPFDDNVEEADNRNLVTVEKAICSSATCGSSDLGSGVTNKHSSSHCGSVSDEATESSFAVASPERAPASETLNYNDVLCHDRTKSESHSTSKREAALMKFRLKRKDRCFDKKVRYESRKRLAEQRPRVKGQFVRQPQNGTQPLKDDMQIVHQ, from the exons ATGATGAGTGAAGGAGGAGGAGATTTGCCAAAAATGGTGCTAAGGGTATTATTGGTAGAAGCAGATGATTGTACACGTCAGATTATTGCTGCTCTGCTTCGTAAATGTAGTTATAGAG TTGCTGCAGTTGCTGATGGTTTGAAGGCATGGGAGATGCTAAAGGAAAGGCCTCATAACATAGACCTTGTATTGACTGAGGTTGACCTGCCGTCAATATCCGGATATGCACTGCTTACTTTAATTGTGGAGCATGACAAGTGCAAAAACATACCTGTTATAA TGATGTCCTCCAAAGATTCCATTAGCACAGTCTTGAAATGCATGGTTAAAGGAGCTTCCGACTTTCTTATTAAGCCTATAAGGAAAAATGAGCTGAGGAACCTGTGGCAGCATgtttggagaagaaaaacc CAAAATGCTAAGAGCCGTCCTCAGAATAAAGTTGCTGAAGATCAGAAAATTGTAGAAGTGTCTGAGAATGACACAGCAAGTAATTATTCTAGACATAGAGAAGCTTCAAATATGTGCAATGATGAAAGGCATGAAgaatgtgttgaaatggttgAAAGATCATTTATGCCAAAAAATAAAGCACTAG CAAACATGACCAGCTCTggaatgggaacttcttccggCACTGCGCCTGACAGCTCAGTTGCTATTGGTTCAGAAGAAGGCACTCTTTGTGCTGAACCAAGAGTTATGGCCAATGAAGTGCAGCAGGGATGTTATAGTGAAAATGCGTGTACTGTTAATGAAGTTGATTACCAGTTGAATGAAGCCGTTGACTTGATCGGGAATATTGAAAATTACTTGGTTAATAATAGTGACGGACATTCTCATGACAGTGGAGAGAAATCAAATCTCGCTTCCAGGTTGGATCTTTCTTTGACAACCTTTAATCCTAGTTGCTCAAACGATGAAGCGTCCTGGGAGGAGCAGAACATGATAAGCCATACAAAAGCATCTGCCTTCTCTAA ATATGAAAATGCGAAGACATTACAGCCTCTTTTCTCTGAATTGACTGGCtgttcagccccattgacggaAGGCTCTAGTCCCTCTACTTGGGAGTGTGATACTACATTGACCGAGAATCAGGAAAATGAAACAGCTCTGGTTATGCGCCAACCAGGAAACTGTAAAGCTGCAATATCAGTGTCCAATACACAATCAGATTCTCAACAAGTACAGAGCCAAACAAGTTCTTTGACTTATTCAACTTCCGAAGTACAACATTTGGAGCATGACAAGCAACCATTTGATGATAATGTGGAAGAAGCAGATAACAGAAATTTAGTAACAGTTGAAAAGGCTATATGCAGTTCTGCTACTTGTGGATCTAGTGATTTGGGAAGTGGTGTGACAAATAAGCATAGTAGCTCTCATTGCGGAAGTGTTTCTGATGAAGCTACAGAAAGTTCCTTCGCAGTTGCAAGTCCCGAGAGAGCTCCTGCTTCCGAGACTCTGAATTACAATGACGTCCTTTGTCATGATAGGACGAAATCAGAGAGTCATAGCACCAGTAAAAGGGAAGCTGCACTCATGAAGTTCCGGTTAAAACGGAAAGATAGGTGCTTTGACAAAAAG GTTCGATACGAAAGCAGGAAAAGACTTGCAGAGCAGCGACCCCGAGTAAAAGGGCAATTTGTTCGTCAGCCGCAAAATGGAACTCAGCCTTTGAAGGACGACATGCAAATAGTCCATCAATGA